The window ATCCGTTGAAGTGGCTCAGCGCTTTTGTAACCAGCGGGTACGCGCGGCGGTATCAAGGAAACTCCACGCGACAAAGCGGCTTTGCTTCTGGCCTTGCGCCATATCGATGGTTCTGACCTTTTCCGCGTCAACCGCTTCCAGCGCGCGATAAATCTCCGGCAGGTTCTCTTTGCGTGACACCAGCGACGTAAACCACAGGCACTGGCGGGCAAAACCGGCACTCTCCTTGATCATCTGACCAATGAAAGTTGACTCGCCGCCCTCACACCACAGCTCATCCTGCTGGCCGCCAAAATTCAGCGGTGAGCGTTTATCCAGCCCCAGATTATGCAGTTTGCGCTGCGATCCCTGACGTGCATCCTCAGCGGAGGCGTGGAATGGCGGATTACACATGACCGCATCAAACGTCTCGTTCTTGTGAATAATCCCTGCGAGTATCGCTGTGCTGCTTTTCTGACGGCGCAGGCGAATCGCTCGGTTCAAACCGGGATTAGCCTCAATCGTCTGGTTGGCCGCTTTCATCGCTATCGGATTAATTTCGCTGCCGGTAAAACGCCAGCCGTATTCACGATAACCAATCAGCGGATAAATGCAGTTGGCGCCGCAGCCGATATCCAGCACGGACGCCTCTCGCGGCACCACCGAGCGGTTATCTTCCGCCAGCAAATCAGCCAGATGGTGAATGTAGTCGGCACGACCAGGAATCGGTGGGCACAAAAAGCCGTCTGGAATTTCCCAATGTTCAATCTGATAAAAATGCTGTAACAGCGCCTGATTCAGCGTTTTCACCGCTTCGGGATTAGCAAAATCCACTGACTCATCACCGTAGGCATTTACCGTGACAAACGGGACAAGCGCGGGATAGCTCTGTTTGAGCGAGGGAAAATCATAACGGTCGCGATGGCGATTACGAGGATGCAGACCATTTTTTTGCACTGCGGGCTTAGTCATCAGTTATATCCAATCAATTTCAAAGTACGGCCAGACGATGACCCAATAAAGCCTATGTTCAACACACCACTATCTCGCCCAGTTTTTCTGCTGCAAAAGAAGCTGACGCAGATGACGCCATTCGTCATCGCCCATGCTGTCCGATGCCAGCCACAGTTGTTGTCTGTCTTTACCGTTCACTGCCTGCAATGACAGCAATACGCCATTTTTCAGCAACCACGGTCGTTTAACGATCTGCCATTCCTGCTGCCGCCAGTTCAGGGTCGTTTCGCTGAGCAAAACGATTTCCCCCTGCCGGGATTTGATATTCCTTTGGCTACGGATAAAACCGAACATCACCATCGTGACCAGGCATAGCCACAGCCATGCATAGCCGTCCGGCCACGGCGCCAGAAGAATGAGCAATACTAATAGGCCATGCACAATCAATGAAAGCAGTTGCATACGCCAGGAAACGCGAAGATCACATTGCCACTGGGCCACGATCTTTATTTCGCGTTTGAATAAGAGAAATCATGCGTTTCAGCTCTCCGTCTTTCGGCTCGCCGTGGTTCATCAGCCAGTTGAATAAATCGGGATCATCGCTTTGTAACAGGCGCACAAAGGTGCGCTTATCGCTGTCACTGAGTGTGTCGTAGTCATGCTCAAAAAACGGCATGATCGCGATATCCAACTCACGCATACCCCGGCGGCATGCCCAATGAATGCGTGATTTATTATCGATTTCCATGTTTCATGTCCACCTTGTTATCGCAACTTGCCGCTAGTGTACTCCGATTCCGGTAGCGGGTATCAACTAATAGTAACATTTTGACATAGTTTACCCGCGTGCGCCGTGCCGAGCGTGCCGATCAGTATCAGGATGTGCTATGCAATAACGCTGCGTGAATAACCACTTGCAAACCCTGAGCGCTCTTTTACCATTAAGCCATTCGGGTATCGCCCTTAGCGCAGGATTGTACTATATGGTTAACCAACATACGGCTCATCAGCTTCCTTTTGCATCACAACCCCCATTGGCTTCCGCTCAGTTGGCTCCCACGCTCATCTCGCTGGATGACTGGGCGCTGGCCACGATGGTCGGGCCGGATACCGTCAAATACCTTCAGGGACAGGTCACCGCAGATGTCAGCGCACTCGCTGACGATCGGCACATCCTTTGCGCCCACTGCGACGCAAAAGGGAAAATGTGGAGCAACCTGCGCCTGTTCCATCACGGCGAAGGCTTTGCTTTTATTGAACGTCGTAACCTACGTGACGCCCAACTTAGCGAACTGAAAAAATACGCCGTTTTCTCGAAAACCACCATCACACCGGACGACAACGCCGTACTGCTTGGTGCGGCAGGGGCGGGCATCCGCGAACTGCTGGCCTCTGCATTTAGCCAGCTTCCAGACGCCGAGCACCCTGTTGTTCAGCACGAAGGGGCAACCTTACTGCATTTTGCCCATCCCGCAGAACGTTTCCTGCTGGTGCTGTCTCCTGAGCAAAGCGCTTCGCTGCTTGAGCAGCTCGGCGATAAAGTCAGCCTGAATGACAGCCGCCAATGGTTGACGCTGGATATCGAAGCAGGTCAGCCCATCATTGACAGCGCAAACAGCGCGCAGTTCATCCCGCAAGCGACTAATTTACAGGCATTAAATGGGATTAGCTTCAGCAAAGGGTGCTATACCGGTCAGGAAATGGTCGCTCGGGCAAAATATCGTGGGGCGAACAAGCGTGCGCTTTACTGGCTGGCGGGTAAGGCCAATCAGGTGCCGCAAGCGGGGGACGATCTCGAATTGCAGCTCGGCGAGAATTGGCGTCGTACCGGTACGGTGTTGGCGGCTAGCCAATTGCAGAACGGCGAGGTGTGGGTACAGGCGGTGCTGAATAACGACCTCACCGCAGAGAACGTCCTGCGCGTACGTGAAGATGCCGATAGCCAGCTCACCGTTCAGCCTCTGCCGTATGAAATAACGGATTAATTCGGCGGGTGACATCGCGCATGAACCAAACGGGTTCATGCGCTTTATACCGACTTAAATATAAAGATAAATCGCCAGAAAGTGGCAGACGCTCCCACCCAATACAAACCCGTGCCAAATCGCGTGATTATAAGGAATACGCTTGCAGGCGTAGAAAATCACCCCCAGCGTGTACACCACGCCGCCGACTGCCAGCAGCGTCACACTCCCTGGCGCCAGTTTCATCACCATCTGATAAATCACCACCAGCGACAGCCAGCCCATCACCAGATAGGTAATCAATGACAGCACTTCAAAACGGTGGGCAAACGCCAGTTTGAAGATCACACCCAGCAGCGCCATCCCCCAGATAACAACCATAAGACCATGCGCCAGCGGTGAATCCAGCCCCACCAGCAAAAACGGCGTATAGGTTCCGGCAATCAACAGATAGATGGCACAGTGGTCGAATTTTTTCAGCCACGGCTTAATACGCTGAGACGGTATCGCGTGATACAGAGTCGACGCCAAAAATAGCAGGATAATAC is drawn from Pectobacterium aroidearum and contains these coding sequences:
- the rlmF gene encoding 23S rRNA (adenine(1618)-N(6))-methyltransferase RlmF → MTKPAVQKNGLHPRNRHRDRYDFPSLKQSYPALVPFVTVNAYGDESVDFANPEAVKTLNQALLQHFYQIEHWEIPDGFLCPPIPGRADYIHHLADLLAEDNRSVVPREASVLDIGCGANCIYPLIGYREYGWRFTGSEINPIAMKAANQTIEANPGLNRAIRLRRQKSSTAILAGIIHKNETFDAVMCNPPFHASAEDARQGSQRKLHNLGLDKRSPLNFGGQQDELWCEGGESTFIGQMIKESAGFARQCLWFTSLVSRKENLPEIYRALEAVDAEKVRTIDMAQGQKQSRFVAWSFLDTAARTRWLQKR
- a CDS encoding protein YgfX, translating into MAQWQCDLRVSWRMQLLSLIVHGLLVLLILLAPWPDGYAWLWLCLVTMVMFGFIRSQRNIKSRQGEIVLLSETTLNWRQQEWQIVKRPWLLKNGVLLSLQAVNGKDRQQLWLASDSMGDDEWRHLRQLLLQQKNWAR
- the sdhE gene encoding FAD assembly factor SdhE, producing MEIDNKSRIHWACRRGMRELDIAIMPFFEHDYDTLSDSDKRTFVRLLQSDDPDLFNWLMNHGEPKDGELKRMISLIQTRNKDRGPVAM
- the ygfZ gene encoding tRNA-modifying protein YgfZ, which produces MVNQHTAHQLPFASQPPLASAQLAPTLISLDDWALATMVGPDTVKYLQGQVTADVSALADDRHILCAHCDAKGKMWSNLRLFHHGEGFAFIERRNLRDAQLSELKKYAVFSKTTITPDDNAVLLGAAGAGIRELLASAFSQLPDAEHPVVQHEGATLLHFAHPAERFLLVLSPEQSASLLEQLGDKVSLNDSRQWLTLDIEAGQPIIDSANSAQFIPQATNLQALNGISFSKGCYTGQEMVARAKYRGANKRALYWLAGKANQVPQAGDDLELQLGENWRRTGTVLAASQLQNGEVWVQAVLNNDLTAENVLRVREDADSQLTVQPLPYEITD
- a CDS encoding hemolysin III family protein, which codes for MSKNAQMPDYSLAEEIANSISHGIGVIFGIVGLVLLLVQAVNNDAGSVAITSYSLYGGSIILLFLASTLYHAIPSQRIKPWLKKFDHCAIYLLIAGTYTPFLLVGLDSPLAHGLMVVIWGMALLGVIFKLAFAHRFEVLSLITYLVMGWLSLVVIYQMVMKLAPGSVTLLAVGGVVYTLGVIFYACKRIPYNHAIWHGFVLGGSVCHFLAIYLYI